The Myxococcales bacterium genome includes the window AGCACGTAGGAGCGAATCTGCGAGCCCCACTCGATCTTGAGGCGTTCCTTGGCCGCCTCGGCGCTCTTGGCCTGCTGCTTGGCGAGCTCAAATTCGTACATCTTGGCGCGCAAGAGGCGAAAGGCCTGCGCCTTGTTCTTGTGCTGCGAGCGCTCGTTCTGACATTGCACGACGATGCCGGTGGGCAGGTGCGTGATGCGCACCGCGGAGTCCGTCTTGTTGACGTGTTGCCCGCCCGCGCCGCCGGCGCGATAGGTATCGATCCGCAGATCGCCTTCGTTGATTTCGATCTCGATGTCGTCGTCGACGTCGGGCGAAACCGAGACGGCCGCGAATGACGTCTGGCGGCGCGCGTTGGCGTCAAAGGGCGAGATGCGCACCAAGCGATGCACGCCGTTCTCGGCGCGGAGGTGGCCGTAGGCGTAGTCGCCGCCCACGAGAAACGTGACGCTCTTGATGCCAGCCTCTTCGCCGAGCTGCTCGTCGACGAGCTCGGTCGTCCAGCCCTTGCGCTCGCAATAGCGCAAGATCATGCGCACGAGCATTTGCGCCCAATCGCACGCCTCGACGCCGCCGGCCCCGGCCTGAACCTGCACCACGGCGCCACCCTGGTCCATCTCACCCGAGAGCATGCGGCGAAATTCCATCGCCTCTAGCGCGGCACGCACGCGCGCGATCGCGGCGGCCGCTTCATTCGCCGATTCGACGTCGCCGTCTTCCTCGGCCATCTGCAGGAACACCTGCGCGTCGGCGAGGCCGCGCACTTGCTCGTCATAGCCACCGACGAGCGTCTCTAGACCCTTTTTTTCCTTCAGCAGGGTCTGCGCCGCCTTGGGGTCATCCCAAAACGCGGGCTTGGCACATAGCGAATCTAGCTCTTCGATGCGGAGGCGTTTTTCGTCGAGGTCAAGGATACCTCCGGAGCTCATCGGTCTTGGCCGACAACTCCTTTAGGGCGGTTCGCACCGCGTTAACGTCAAAAGCTTCAAGGCCCATGGTGCGCGCCTTATATCACGGGCGTGCCCAGCGGGAGCGGCTTTCGGCTGCGCAACGTCACCAAATGCGCCTGGTCTTCAGACGCCGGCACGACGGGATAGTGCCCGGTGAAGCACGCGTCGCAAAACGCGGTCGGGGCCGCGCTCGGTGGCATCCTCGCCGCATCGACCGATTCCACGAGGCCCGCGTGCGAGAGATATAGGAGGGAGTCACAGGTGATGTAGCGCGCGATTTCGGCGGGGGTATGGGTCGCGGCCACGAGCTCGCTGCGGCTGGGCGTGTCGATGCCGTAGAAACAGGGATGCGTGGTGGGCGGCGCGGAGATGCGCAGGTGCACCTCGGTGGCGCCCGCCGCGCGCAGCATCTTGACGATCTTGCGCGAGGTGGTGCCGCGCACCAAGGAGTCGTCGACCACCACCACGCGCTTGCCATCGACCACCGCGCGCACGGTGCTGAGCTTTAGGCGTACCCCGAAGTGCCGGATCGACTCCTGCGGCTCGATGAACGTCCGCCCCACGTAGTGCGAACGAATGAGCCCCATGGCGAACGGGATGCCCGACACCCGGGCAAAGCCAATTGCCGCCGGCACCCCAGAGTCGGGCACCGGAATCACGACGTCGGCCTCGATCGGCGCCTCGGTGGCGAGGCGTTCACCCATCGCGATGCGCGCGGAATAAACCCCGGCGCCATCGATGACGCTGTCGGGCCGCGCGAAGTAGACGTACTCGAACACGCACGGTCGCCCTGACGCTGGCGCTAGCCTTCGGCTGGTAAGCCCCGTGTCGTCGATCACGAGGATTTCACCAGGCTCGACGTCGCGTACGTAATCGGCCTCAATCAGATCAAACGAGGAGGTCTCCGAGGAGACCACGTAACCCGATTTGAGCCGTCCCAGCGCCAGCGGGCGAAAACCTCGCGGATCGCGGGCGGCGATCAGCTGACCCCCGCGCGTCAGCATGGTGATTGAAAACGCGCCGGTAACCTTGCCCAGCGCGTCTTGCAGCCGACCGACGACATCCGCGGCGGGCGATTGCGCCATCAAATGAACGATCACCTCGGTGTCGCTCGACGTCTGAAAAATTGAGCCGTTGCGCTCGAGCTCGGCGCGCAGCGCCATCGCGTTGACCAAATTGCCGTTGTGCGCGATGGCCACCACGTCGCTCTTATATTCGATGAGAAACGGCTGCGCGTTGCGCAATTCAGAGGAGCCCGAGGTGGAATAGCGGACGTGGCCGATCGCGGCGCGGCCGACTAAGCGGTCGAGCGTGCTGCGGGTAAAGATGTCGGAAACCAGTCCCATCGCCGCATGGTGGCGCATGACCGGCGACGCCCCAGCCGGAGCCTCCAGCGCCACGATACCGGCGGATTCTTGACCGCGATGCTGCAGTGAATGCAGCCCCAGATACGTCAGGTTGGCGGCTTCGTCGTGACCAAATACTCCAAACACGCCGCACATGGCGTAGGGGTACCACATGCCTCCAAATGGCGCCACCTCCCCGCCGGCTGCAAGACTGCCGCGCGCGCATCGCCAAGGGCGCGCGCATGGCTTATTCGGTCGAAACTCGTGGGGGAGGCGCCCGGAGCGCGAGGCGCGACGAGGGAGCGTACCCGTAGGTACGAGACCGAGGAGCAACGACGCGATACGGGATGCATCCGCCGCGAGAGCGACCGGATAAATATGCGCGGGCCCCTGAGATCCGCGGCCCGTGTAAGCTAGGACCCGATGGCACGCGTGCTGTGGCGAGATGCTCAAGGCAAGGAAGGCACGGTCATCTTGACGCGGCTGGAGGTGCGCATTGGGCGCGCCGCTGATTGCGAAATCTGCACCGAAGATGGCATGGTCTCGCGCTATCACGCGCGCATCGTGCGCAAGGGCGCGGGCTACGTCGTCGAAGACCTCGGCTCGGCCAACGGCATTTTCTTTGACGAACGCCAAGTCAATTCTCACCACTTAAGCCATGGAGATGCCGTGCGCTGTGGCAGCCTGTGGATTCGCTTTGTCGAGGGTGAAGGGGCGCGCGAACCCGCCGCCAAATCACCGCCGGCGCGGGGCGTGCGCGGCACGATGGTGCTCGCGCCGCCGCAGGGTAGCGCTGCCCGCCGCGTCGACGCCGTCGTCAGGACCCTCGTCGGCCTCAGCGCCAGAAACTCTGCCAGAGCAGTCGCGCCCAGACGCGGCATCACCATCACCAGGCCACGGTGCGCCGGCTATTGGCGACGAGGCCGCGCAAGAGATACGGTTGCTGCGCCGCCGGGTGGAACAGCTGCAGCTCGAATTGCGCAATCTAAGGGCAAGCAAAATGAGCGCCGAACAGGCCCAGAGCCTGGGGGACCTTGAAGCCGAGCTTTTCGCGGTCACCAGCGATCGCGACGGGCTGCGCGAACAAATTGAACGCCTGCACGCGCAAGTCGATGAACGAGCTAAGGATGAAGCCATGCAGCGCGCCGCCTGGGTCATGCAAACCGCGGCCACGGCCAGCCTCCAGCTGCAGGACGTCTTGGCGAGCCTGCGGGTAGAACTCATGGCGGCGTCAGACGAGTTTGATCAGTACGCCGCTGAGTTGCCGCGCGCCTCTTATGAGCTGATACGACAGGCGCTGCGCGACGCTTCGGGTTTTGCCGAAGAGTCGCGGCAGCTGGTGCGCACGCTGGCCAGCGTCGATGACGCCAGCGACGCCGACACGTAGACCAATTGCGCCAGCAGTGCCACGACCAGGGCCGCGCAGCAACGGCTATCTAGCCGGTTTTATTTGCATAGACACAGCTTTGTATCGGAATGGTTACAAACATGTAGACATTGCAAACATTTCCGTTAGGATGAAATTATGGGGCTATTTGGGAAAATCTCGTCTGCTGACGCTGACCGTCAGCACCGCGATGAACTCGCCATTCGCCGCCTCGCGCTAGTGGTCGCGATTACAGGCCTGCTGGCCGCGCTGGTGTCGTTGCCGTTGCCCACGCTGGGCGCGAGCCCCGACGTCAGCGCGATCCTAGCGATCATCGCCGTGGCCGTGATCGCGGGGCATCGCTGGGCCTTGCCGCTGCTGTGCGTGCTTGATGGCGCGATGATGTTCGTTTGGGCGCCGACGCTGTACGCCCAGTCGCCGGTTGCCAACCTCGAATACGCGTGCTTGCTCGCGACGTGCCTGCTTGCCGTGCCAGGCGTGGTGTCCTCCATGCGGGTCGGCCCGCTGCTCGGCGAGCTCATGGGGCTTGGCAATGCCTTTCGGCACACCACCCATATCCTAGCTCCTGTCGCGCTCGTCATCCTGGCGATGGCGATCGGCGTGATGTAACCGCGCCGCGCTTACGATACGACGGCGCGCGCGTTGTCAAAGAGGCGCATCCACGGGCTGCTATCGTCGGCGTCGGCGGCCTCGCTGCGCCACTGAGGCGGATGCCACGACATTTGCGACAAGCGAAACACGCGCTCTGGGTGTGGCATCAAAATGGTAACGCGCCCATCGCGATTGGTCACCGCGCCGACGCCGGCGACGGATCCATTTGGATTATACGGATAGGCCATGGTGACGTCGCCCGCGGCATCGACGTATCGCGCGGCCACCAGCTCGTGCCCCGCCGTGTCAACACCGAGGTGGCGATAGTCTGCACGCCCTTCGCCATGCGATACCACCACCGGCAAACGCCACCCCGCCATGCCAGCGAGCAGCAAGGATGGGGATGCTTCGATTTTGATCGTCACCAATCTCGCCTCGTAGCGCCGCGATTCGTTGTGCGCAAACAAGGGCCATCCAGCGGCCCCGGGTATCAGATCGGCCAGGCCCGCCAACATCTGGCAGCCATTGCATACGCCGAGGACAAAATACGGATCTTGACGGGCGAACCACTGCGCGAGCTCGGCCTTGACCGCCGCGACATAGCGCATCGACTTGGCCCAGCCTTGGCCGGCCCCGAGCACGTCGCCATATGAAAAACCGCCACATGCGGCGAGCCCCTGCACGTCGCGCAAGGTCTTGCGCGCATGCTCCAAATCCGAAACGTGGACGTCGATGGCGTCAAAGCCGGCGCGGGTGAAAGCGGCGGCCATTTCGGTCTGGCCATTAATCCCTTGATCGCGCAGCACCGCGACACGCGGCCGCGTCGTCGCGACCGACGCGCTGCGACGCCATGAGCGCCCGGCTTCAATTTCTTCAGGCAGTTTCGGATGCACCAAGGCGTCGCCTCGTTGGCGCGTTAGATGCTCGAAGTCGGCGCACGCCGGATTATCGCGCAACCTTTGCATGCGATACGTTAGGCTAGACCAACGCGAACGCAGCAACATCATGTCGCGCTTCATGATCTCTGCGCCGTTAAACGTCACGACCAATTCCGGCTGCCGCGCTTGAGGCACCCCAAAACGATGGCAGTGTGCGGCAAGCCCCGCGGCGGCAACAACCTGTAAAAACGCCGCTTCCCTATCCAGCGGCACTTGCACCACGGCGCCGAGGGCTTCGCTAAATAGCGCCGCGATAACGTCGCCCTGCGCCGCGCATAGAGACGAGGCCTCAATGGTGAGCCCGACGTTGCGGGTAAGAGCCATTTCAAACGCTGTCACCACGGCGCCGCCATCCGAACGGTCGTGATACGCGGTAATCAGCCCGCGCCCTGACAAGGTTGAGATCACATCGAGAAATGCCGCGAGCATCGCGGCATCGACCTGTGGCGTTTGATCGCCAAGCTGCCCAAACACCTGTGCCAGAGCGGACCCACCAAGGCGCGGGGCACCATGTGCCAAATCAAACAACCACAA containing:
- the prfB gene encoding peptide chain release factor 2, which gives rise to MSSGGILDLDEKRLRIEELDSLCAKPAFWDDPKAAQTLLKEKKGLETLVGGYDEQVRGLADAQVFLQMAEEDGDVESANEAAAAIARVRAALEAMEFRRMLSGEMDQGGAVVQVQAGAGGVEACDWAQMLVRMILRYCERKGWTTELVDEQLGEEAGIKSVTFLVGGDYAYGHLRAENGVHRLVRISPFDANARRQTSFAAVSVSPDVDDDIEIEINEGDLRIDTYRAGGAGGQHVNKTDSAVRITHLPTGIVVQCQNERSQHKNKAQAFRLLRAKMYEFELAKQQAKSAEAAKERLKIEWGSQIRSYVLFPYQQVADHRTDIKLSNVNGVLDGELDALVRAYLLAASEGKA
- a CDS encoding amidophosphoribosyltransferase; the protein is MCGVFGVFGHDEAANLTYLGLHSLQHRGQESAGIVALEAPAGASPVMRHHAAMGLVSDIFTRSTLDRLVGRAAIGHVRYSTSGSSELRNAQPFLIEYKSDVVAIAHNGNLVNAMALRAELERNGSIFQTSSDTEVIVHLMAQSPAADVVGRLQDALGKVTGAFSITMLTRGGQLIAARDPRGFRPLALGRLKSGYVVSSETSSFDLIEADYVRDVEPGEILVIDDTGLTSRRLAPASGRPCVFEYVYFARPDSVIDGAGVYSARIAMGERLATEAPIEADVVIPVPDSGVPAAIGFARVSGIPFAMGLIRSHYVGRTFIEPQESIRHFGVRLKLSTVRAVVDGKRVVVVDDSLVRGTTSRKIVKMLRAAGATEVHLRISAPPTTHPCFYGIDTPSRSELVAATHTPAEIARYITCDSLLYLSHAGLVESVDAARMPPSAAPTAFCDACFTGHYPVVPASEDQAHLVTLRSRKPLPLGTPVI
- a CDS encoding FHA domain-containing protein, translated to MARVLWRDAQGKEGTVILTRLEVRIGRAADCEICTEDGMVSRYHARIVRKGAGYVVEDLGSANGIFFDERQVNSHHLSHGDAVRCGSLWIRFVEGEGAREPAAKSPPARGVRGTMVLAPPQGSAARRVDAVVRTLVGLSARNSARAVAPRRGITITRPRCAGYWRRGRARDTVAAPPGGTAAARIAQSKGKQNERRTGPEPGGP